Proteins found in one Acaryochloris thomasi RCC1774 genomic segment:
- a CDS encoding sensor histidine kinase has product MNDLGQALLKKTDTVVEAWIAAVRQDLEIESARGLSFQSVRDSIPHVLKAIATLLTSSLTDQPHTLKDKSIKHGLIRAQQGYDVAEVMREYQLLRQILFDTLSDDLQSGSAAELFEAMQIINGVFDQVISASMEEYIDQRTYEYEEIQGQLLLTNQELTRLSLAQRENLSHLSHELKNPLAAIMGFSELLLQRQQSAAGQEKAGDLKLIKRVLSNSQQLLRLINNAVEVARFDADQIELDLKEVGLVPLVQGVVDAVQPQALENIEVILDCDRAPPQVQSDSLRLQQIISNLFSNALRYTTSGSVTIICQTCGSDRWSLTVIDTGRGISPADQAHVFEPYYQAGVKEEQLPQSTGLGLAIVAKLVRLLQGDIELNSEIGVGSTFTVTFPQSVTAAHRSQ; this is encoded by the coding sequence ATGAACGACTTGGGTCAAGCGCTTCTGAAGAAGACAGATACCGTTGTAGAAGCCTGGATTGCGGCTGTTCGCCAAGATCTTGAAATCGAGAGCGCTAGAGGTCTATCGTTTCAGTCCGTCCGCGACAGCATTCCCCATGTCTTGAAGGCGATCGCAACCCTGCTTACCTCTTCCCTGACCGATCAGCCACACACCCTTAAAGACAAAAGTATCAAGCATGGTCTGATTCGAGCACAGCAGGGCTACGACGTTGCTGAAGTGATGCGAGAGTATCAGCTCCTGCGCCAGATTCTGTTTGATACATTGTCTGATGATTTACAGTCAGGGTCAGCGGCAGAGCTATTTGAAGCTATGCAGATTATTAACGGCGTTTTCGATCAGGTGATTTCCGCCTCGATGGAGGAATACATCGATCAGCGCACCTATGAATATGAAGAGATTCAGGGACAGCTCCTGCTCACCAACCAAGAACTGACGCGCCTGAGTCTGGCTCAACGGGAAAATCTCTCTCACCTCAGCCATGAACTCAAAAATCCGCTGGCTGCCATTATGGGCTTTTCAGAACTTCTGCTTCAGCGGCAGCAGTCGGCAGCAGGGCAGGAGAAAGCAGGAGATTTGAAGCTGATCAAGCGTGTCCTGAGCAACAGCCAGCAGCTTCTGCGCCTGATCAATAATGCCGTAGAGGTGGCGCGATTTGATGCCGATCAGATTGAGCTTGACCTCAAAGAGGTAGGGTTGGTGCCCCTCGTCCAAGGCGTTGTGGATGCGGTACAGCCGCAGGCTTTAGAAAACATAGAGGTGATTCTAGATTGCGATCGCGCCCCACCTCAAGTCCAGTCTGACTCCCTACGACTGCAGCAGATTATCTCTAATTTATTTAGCAATGCCCTGCGCTATACAACGTCAGGGTCTGTGACCATTATTTGCCAAACCTGCGGTAGCGATCGCTGGTCACTGACTGTGATCGACACGGGGCGAGGCATCAGCCCTGCGGACCAAGCTCACGTTTTTGAACCCTATTATCAAGCAGGCGTTAAAGAAGAGCAGCTACCGCAAAGTACAGGGTTAGGACTTGCGATCGTTGCCAAGCTCGTGAGGTTACTGCAGGGTGACATTGAGCTGAACTCCGAAATAGGTGTCGGGTCTACCTTTACGGTTACGTTTCCACAGTCTGTCACCGCCGCCCATCGCAGTCAGTGA
- a CDS encoding LmeA family phospholipid-binding protein translates to MTTSQNIESQALSTAAEAGFESQLDAVETLDVDIEANAGDLVQGELESVTVEGEGLVMQGDLRAEALVVETDAIAINPLKAAFGDIELKQPTNATAEVTLTESDIERAFNSDFMRKKLRGLKLEIDGKPHTIDPNQITFKLPGAGKVELSAKFLIIESVETQQVNIKAVPQVSDNGHSIILQDVQAEGPESVVDALLDSATELLDLRNFELEGMSFRLQELEVQQGQLMMQATAKVSDI, encoded by the coding sequence ATGACAACGAGCCAAAACATCGAGAGTCAAGCACTCAGCACAGCGGCTGAAGCCGGTTTCGAGAGCCAGCTCGACGCAGTAGAAACTCTCGATGTCGATATCGAAGCCAATGCTGGAGATCTGGTGCAGGGGGAATTAGAATCCGTCACCGTTGAAGGTGAAGGGCTGGTCATGCAGGGGGATCTGCGCGCAGAAGCGTTAGTAGTTGAGACAGATGCGATCGCAATCAATCCGCTTAAAGCGGCCTTTGGCGACATCGAGCTGAAGCAGCCAACAAACGCCACGGCAGAAGTCACCCTGACAGAATCCGACATTGAGCGAGCCTTCAACTCTGACTTTATGCGCAAAAAGCTGCGGGGCCTCAAGCTAGAGATCGACGGCAAGCCCCACACCATTGACCCCAACCAAATTACCTTCAAACTTCCAGGTGCAGGCAAGGTTGAGCTGAGTGCAAAATTCTTGATTATTGAGTCGGTTGAGACCCAGCAGGTCAACATCAAGGCTGTCCCTCAAGTGAGCGATAACGGCCACAGCATTATTTTGCAAGATGTACAGGCCGAAGGACCAGAATCTGTCGTAGATGCTTTGCTTGACAGCGCCACAGAACTACTAGACCTGCGTAATTTTGAGCTAGAGGGTATGTCGTTCCGGCTGCAGGAGCTAGAGGTCCAGCAAGGACAGCTGATGATGCAGGCTACAGCGAAGGTCTCCGACATTTAG
- a CDS encoding DUF1830 domain-containing protein: MLLCQYSNPTKRIQILRITDGSKTIDGERVVLPQQRITFHAKPEAVLEVISGESITAMVEARIPCKALCIAFKIDRSQQARKRSPRQKRAAAQALQVMDLSVDKTLPEDRGGTLPTFETV, encoded by the coding sequence ATGCTTTTATGTCAGTACAGTAATCCGACGAAACGAATTCAGATTTTACGGATTACCGATGGCTCAAAGACCATTGACGGGGAGCGAGTGGTCTTACCTCAGCAGCGCATCACCTTTCATGCCAAACCGGAAGCCGTGCTGGAGGTTATTTCTGGAGAGTCGATTACCGCAATGGTTGAAGCACGTATTCCCTGCAAAGCTCTTTGTATCGCGTTCAAGATTGATCGGTCACAGCAGGCCCGCAAAAGATCGCCACGGCAAAAACGTGCTGCAGCTCAGGCGCTGCAGGTGATGGACCTCAGTGTCGATAAAACTCTGCCGGAAGATAGAGGTGGCACTCTACCAACCTTTGAGACAGTGTGA
- a CDS encoding M48 family metalloprotease, which yields MLRLNQIKTAGLLGLLSGLIVLASYYLVGNEQGLYLGLAFSAVTSIGSWFYSDKAALAAFQAQPLERSDNPRYFDMVAKLCDRADLPMPKLYIIPTKSPNAFATGRNPENAAVAATQGIIDLLSTQELEGVIAHELTHIRNRDTLTQAVAGTLAGAITFLGRILTFGGLYLPASRDNRRGGNPLALLFLIVLAPLSAMLIQLGISRTREFSADEGAAQITGRPLALASALQKLETIGQQIPINGNPSMSPLLIINPLSKEGLQTLFRTHPTTEARIQRLQELANQTSGTKGLVSSLFGKAS from the coding sequence ATGTTGCGTCTTAATCAGATTAAAACAGCAGGCTTGCTCGGTCTTCTGAGCGGTCTAATTGTTCTCGCTAGCTACTATTTAGTCGGGAATGAACAGGGGCTATACCTTGGCCTAGCCTTTTCTGCCGTGACCAGTATTGGATCCTGGTTTTACTCTGATAAGGCTGCTTTAGCCGCCTTTCAGGCTCAGCCGCTAGAGCGCTCAGACAATCCTCGGTATTTTGATATGGTCGCCAAATTGTGCGATCGCGCGGATTTACCGATGCCGAAGTTGTACATCATTCCGACAAAGTCACCCAATGCCTTTGCGACAGGCCGCAACCCCGAGAATGCAGCCGTTGCGGCCACCCAAGGCATCATTGACCTGCTGTCTACACAAGAGCTAGAGGGCGTCATTGCCCATGAATTGACCCATATTCGCAACCGAGACACCCTGACCCAGGCGGTTGCTGGAACGCTTGCTGGAGCCATCACCTTCCTGGGTCGCATTCTGACCTTCGGCGGTCTTTACTTGCCCGCCAGCCGCGACAATCGTCGGGGCGGCAATCCTCTGGCCCTTCTGTTTCTAATAGTTTTAGCTCCCCTCTCCGCGATGCTGATTCAGCTGGGCATTTCCCGCACCCGCGAGTTCTCCGCCGATGAAGGAGCCGCTCAGATTACCGGCAGACCGCTGGCCCTCGCGAGCGCTTTGCAGAAGCTAGAAACTATAGGGCAGCAAATTCCTATCAACGGCAATCCATCTATGTCACCGCTGCTGATCATTAACCCCTTGAGTAAAGAGGGGCTGCAAACCCTCTTTCGCACGCATCCGACGACGGAAGCTCGGATTCAGCGTCTCCAGGAGCTAGCCAATCAAACGAGTGGCACTAAAGGTTTAGTAAGTTCTTTATTTGGAAAAGCATCATGA
- a CDS encoding HAD family hydrolase, translating to MTQATQPVANRIAIAFDFDETLVPDSFDGLLNYLGYDVAQFREERYEPLKHQGWDGIAARFHLLAEASQQRPAGQKITKETLTQFGQQHQPFPGVTEMFEQLTQQAQAIVPDIEVEFYLITSGFVEVARNSAIAPYFKAMWGCEFHYTPAGEIQCLKRSVTHSEKTRYLNYLSKGMDNHSQDDLLFVYQDVPEEQLHVPFSQVIYVGDGTSDLPCFELLKQAGGIALGVYEQGTAADWNQEYQVSQSQRVINLAPADYSEGAELMQSLTLAVESISKKVALLQLSQGE from the coding sequence ATGACACAAGCGACTCAGCCGGTTGCCAATCGAATTGCGATCGCATTTGACTTCGATGAAACACTGGTTCCCGACAGTTTCGATGGCTTGCTGAATTATCTCGGCTATGACGTTGCCCAGTTTCGTGAAGAGCGATACGAACCTCTCAAGCACCAAGGCTGGGACGGGATCGCTGCCAGATTTCACCTCTTGGCTGAAGCTTCGCAACAGCGACCTGCGGGTCAAAAGATTACCAAAGAAACGCTGACTCAGTTTGGTCAACAGCATCAACCCTTCCCGGGCGTCACTGAGATGTTTGAGCAACTGACGCAACAGGCCCAAGCGATTGTGCCAGATATCGAGGTCGAATTTTACTTGATTACCAGCGGTTTTGTAGAAGTCGCTCGGAACAGCGCCATCGCCCCTTATTTCAAAGCCATGTGGGGCTGCGAATTTCACTACACACCTGCGGGGGAAATTCAGTGTCTCAAGCGATCCGTGACTCACTCAGAGAAAACGCGCTACCTAAACTATCTGTCGAAGGGCATGGACAACCACTCTCAAGATGATCTCCTGTTTGTCTATCAAGACGTTCCTGAAGAGCAGCTTCATGTGCCTTTCAGCCAAGTCATCTATGTCGGTGATGGAACCTCTGATCTCCCCTGTTTTGAACTGCTGAAACAAGCAGGTGGAATTGCCCTCGGCGTCTATGAACAGGGAACGGCAGCCGATTGGAATCAAGAATATCAGGTGAGTCAGAGTCAGCGCGTCATCAATCTAGCACCGGCTGACTATAGTGAAGGAGCTGAACTGATGCAGTCTCTCACCCTTGCGGTCGAGAGCATTAGCAAAAAGGTCGCACTGCTACAGCTGAGTCAGGGTGAATAG
- a CDS encoding type 1 glutamine amidotransferase domain-containing protein, with translation MVAATGRIAILLENQFEDSEFQVPYTALLQASADVKVIGTRMNDEYEGKQGQVKHKPHATATEVRAEDFDAVIIPGGGAPDQIRTNPHAVRLVTDMMEQGKLVAAVCHGPQVLIEADQLREKRATGFQAIRKDIENAGATYVDQAVVVDGNLITSRRPADMPLFTAAILRRLELTIPGKILPDPEAYHTYEWWPWGELWNGASRQDIISVLNKVIVGERYTLASFKQYDEQATDADLSLVLREITATKERHVELLEQRLRDFEERVTWQAAGTEAYAKLLNWIQSSEDVLLMRRALGDLQTGRVDVLNLSTQVTDPWTADLLEQIGGNLARHEDQLAELYRGRQGNCVEPPMPTTVTFD, from the coding sequence GTGGTTGCAGCAACGGGACGCATTGCCATCCTGCTGGAGAATCAGTTTGAAGATAGCGAGTTCCAGGTTCCCTACACGGCTCTGCTGCAGGCTAGCGCTGACGTGAAAGTCATTGGGACTCGCATGAATGATGAATATGAAGGCAAGCAGGGCCAAGTTAAGCATAAGCCCCACGCAACAGCCACAGAGGTGCGGGCTGAGGACTTTGATGCCGTGATTATTCCGGGTGGAGGCGCGCCGGATCAGATCCGCACCAATCCCCATGCCGTCCGCTTAGTCACGGACATGATGGAACAGGGGAAGTTAGTGGCCGCAGTTTGCCACGGCCCTCAAGTCCTGATTGAAGCGGATCAGCTGCGAGAGAAAAGGGCCACCGGATTTCAGGCCATTCGTAAAGATATAGAAAACGCCGGAGCAACCTATGTGGATCAGGCCGTGGTCGTGGACGGCAATTTGATTACATCTCGTCGCCCAGCGGATATGCCTCTGTTCACCGCCGCTATTCTGCGCCGCTTAGAGTTAACGATTCCCGGCAAGATTTTACCGGACCCAGAAGCCTACCATACCTACGAGTGGTGGCCTTGGGGCGAACTGTGGAACGGCGCTAGCCGCCAAGATATAATCAGCGTGCTCAACAAAGTGATCGTGGGTGAGCGCTACACCCTGGCCTCTTTCAAGCAGTATGACGAACAGGCAACAGATGCTGATCTAAGCCTAGTCCTGCGAGAAATCACAGCCACGAAGGAGCGCCACGTCGAGTTATTGGAACAGCGTCTCAGAGATTTTGAAGAACGCGTGACTTGGCAGGCGGCAGGTACAGAAGCCTATGCCAAACTTCTCAACTGGATTCAGTCCAGCGAAGATGTGCTGCTCATGCGAAGAGCACTTGGCGATCTGCAGACCGGCAGGGTGGACGTTCTGAACCTCAGCACCCAGGTGACGGATCCTTGGACGGCGGATCTATTGGAGCAGATCGGTGGAAACTTGGCGCGCCATGAAGATCAGCTCGCAGAGCTCTATCGGGGACGTCAGGGTAACTGCGTAGAGCCGCCGATGCCCACCACGGTGACCTTCGATTGA
- a CDS encoding glucose 1-dehydrogenase: MSDQERRPTPDQIPGQQLEYPASQADMALQPDSDLSNYKPADKLKGKVALITGGDSGIGRAVAIAYALEGANVAIIYHENEQDADVTCSEVEKRGQQCLKIQADVRDFDACKKAVEQTVQNYGQLNILVNNAAYQMVQEKFEDVTLEQFRRTIETNVFGYFHMVKAAIKHLEADDVIINTGSIVGKTGKPFLVDYAASKGAVHSFTKALALNLADRKIRVNSVVPGPVWTPNIPATMPKKMVEEFDTDPALGRTAQPEELAPAYVFLAAQDSSFITGALLDVTGGQLSS, translated from the coding sequence ATGTCAGACCAAGAGCGACGCCCCACGCCTGATCAGATTCCAGGACAGCAGCTGGAATATCCGGCAAGTCAAGCGGATATGGCGCTTCAGCCCGATAGCGATCTGTCCAATTACAAGCCTGCAGACAAGCTAAAAGGCAAAGTAGCGCTGATTACCGGGGGCGATTCTGGGATTGGCAGAGCTGTTGCGATCGCATATGCCCTAGAGGGAGCCAACGTCGCCATCATTTACCACGAGAATGAGCAGGATGCGGATGTTACCTGTAGTGAAGTTGAGAAGCGCGGTCAGCAGTGCCTCAAAATTCAGGCAGACGTGCGCGACTTCGATGCCTGTAAAAAAGCGGTCGAGCAAACGGTGCAGAACTATGGGCAGCTCAATATTTTAGTCAACAACGCCGCCTACCAGATGGTGCAGGAAAAGTTTGAAGACGTCACTCTCGAACAGTTTCGGCGCACGATTGAAACAAATGTCTTTGGCTATTTCCATATGGTGAAGGCTGCGATTAAACATTTGGAAGCTGACGATGTGATTATCAACACCGGCAGCATCGTCGGTAAAACCGGTAAGCCCTTCTTGGTGGACTATGCCGCTAGCAAAGGTGCCGTCCACAGCTTTACCAAAGCGCTGGCGCTGAATCTTGCAGATCGTAAAATTAGAGTCAATTCCGTCGTTCCCGGCCCAGTGTGGACCCCCAACATTCCCGCCACAATGCCCAAGAAGATGGTTGAAGAATTTGACACTGACCCCGCCCTTGGGCGAACGGCCCAACCGGAAGAATTGGCACCCGCCTATGTCTTTCTAGCCGCCCAAGACAGTAGCTTCATTACCGGCGCACTCCTTGACGTGACAGGGGGACAGCTTTCTAGCTAG
- a CDS encoding patatin-like phospholipase family protein has translation MPQTVGLALGSGGARGWAHIGVLRALEEADIKIDYVAGTSIGAVVGAFYAIGELDALEEFVYPLDWKKIVSFLDVVFPRQGLLDGDKVYSLLAEHLRERQMEDTLTPFCCVSTNLTTRQAVCLDSGSMVDAVRASLSIPGIFTPAQREGSYLVDGGLVNPIPIDVVRNMGAEVVIAVDLNNSLSHSEAEQNPDVISESKPDQEEYQPRQGQTEMFASVERAYRTVQGTVQDKIDQWMPSDDPSPNIFDVIGNSINVIEQGLARSNMDLHPPDILIEVDLQQIGIFDFHQATPAVKAGYAQMKGQLEELQQLLS, from the coding sequence ATGCCGCAGACAGTTGGCCTCGCCCTTGGCAGCGGTGGCGCAAGAGGTTGGGCACACATTGGTGTCCTGAGAGCCTTGGAAGAGGCAGACATCAAGATCGATTACGTTGCTGGGACCAGCATTGGTGCAGTGGTGGGCGCTTTTTACGCCATTGGTGAATTAGATGCGCTAGAGGAATTTGTCTATCCCCTCGACTGGAAAAAGATTGTTTCATTCCTAGACGTGGTTTTTCCAAGGCAGGGCCTACTGGATGGCGATAAGGTCTACAGCTTACTGGCTGAGCATCTGCGAGAGCGTCAAATGGAGGACACGCTCACGCCATTTTGTTGTGTCTCGACGAACTTAACCACGCGGCAAGCTGTTTGTCTCGATAGTGGATCAATGGTGGATGCCGTCAGAGCCAGTCTATCGATTCCTGGCATATTTACACCCGCACAGCGAGAAGGGAGCTACCTTGTTGACGGTGGCCTCGTTAACCCCATCCCGATCGATGTCGTTAGGAATATGGGCGCAGAAGTCGTGATTGCGGTGGACTTGAACAATAGTCTCTCTCATTCAGAAGCGGAGCAAAATCCTGATGTGATTTCAGAGTCTAAACCTGACCAGGAAGAGTATCAGCCGAGGCAGGGACAGACCGAAATGTTTGCCAGCGTTGAACGGGCCTACCGCACAGTTCAGGGGACGGTGCAGGACAAAATCGATCAGTGGATGCCGTCTGATGATCCATCTCCGAACATTTTTGATGTGATTGGTAATTCCATTAATGTTATAGAGCAGGGTCTGGCCCGCAGCAATATGGATCTCCACCCGCCCGATATTTTAATCGAGGTGGATCTACAACAAATTGGCATCTTTGACTTTCACCAAGCGACCCCCGCAGTTAAGGCTGGGTATGCCCAAATGAAAGGCCAGCTGGAGGAGCTGCAGCAGCTTCTATCCTAA